CGGTGTCGTCGAGTTCGAATAGTTCCCGGTTTGCCCAGACGTCGGCCGAGTCGGATGAAACAAATATGGGGAGGTCGCCAATGATCCGAATTCCCCGGGAGGCGGCGTATTGATGCAGTGCATGCCATTGCTTGAAGAACAAGAACTGTCCGAATGCCACCCGGCGGAGTTCGTCGCCAGCGCCGAATCGTAACTGTTCGATGGCAGCCGGAACGCGGTCGCGAAACTCGGGCGACCAACTGGTGAAGCTTCCACCGCCCTGGCGAGCTTTGATGACCATGAACAACGCGAAATCGTCAAGCCAAGCAGACTCTGATTGGACGAATGTGTCGAATTCATCGACCAAACCGGCAGGATTGGTCTGGCAGAACGTCAGATAGGCCCGGTCGATCAAGGTGGTTTTCCACTTGATGGCTGCCCCGTAGTCGACCGAATGAGACGGAAGGGGCGGACGGTCAGCCGGTTCGTCCAGCAGCTGATCGCGGATGAGGAGGTCGGCACTGATGAGATACGGGTTTCCGGCAAACGACGAGAAACACTGGTAGGGAGAATCCCCATATCCGGTTGGTCCAAGGGGGAGGACTTGCCAGTAGGTGCAGCCCATGGCTGCGAGTGTATCGATCCACGCGGATGCGGCCGGTCCGAGATCTCCGATTCCGTCGGGCCCCGGTAGGGAGGTGGGATGGAGTAACACTCCACTTGAACGTTCCTGCAGCATACGGCGACACGATAGCTGCCTAGGATCGGCGGATGGCTGTTGCTGGATCCGTTGTGCTCTTCTCGCTCGGTCTCGTATTGGTGGCCGCCACGCTCATCTCGGCAGTCCGGACCGTCGTTTTGGCGCGAGCCGCCCAATCGTGGCTCACCGGGATGCTGTTCGGAGCTTCCGGCAAGTTCTTCCGTCTACTCGCCAACGAACGACGGTCCTTTGAGGCCCGTGATCGGGTCATGGCGTTGTTTGCGCCGATCACGTTGGTACTGCTGCCGGTGGTGTGGGTCATTGTGGTCGGAACGGGCTACACCGCGATGTTCAAGGCGATCGGGGCGACAACCTGGACCGAGGCATTCCGCGTTTCTGGTTCGAGCCTTCTGACCCTTGGATTCGCCCCGGTTGAGACGAACCTTGAGCACGTCGTGGCTTTTTCTGAAGCCATCCTGGGATTGGGTTTGGTGGCGTTGCTCATCACCTTCCTACCGTCGATCTACTCCTCGTTTGCTCGGCGGGAAGCCATGGTCACCCTGATGGAAGTGCGCGGTGGAACTCCGCCAAGTGCCACCCAGTTTCTCCTCCGATTTCATCGGATCGGATGGATCGACCATTTGGATCAGGAGTGGGCGGCCTGGGAGCAGTGGTTTGCCGAAGTGCAGGAAGCCCATACGACATTCCCGGCGTTGAATTTTCTCCGATCCCCACAGATGGACCTTTCGTGGATAACGGCCGCCGGTGTTGCACTCGACGCGGCCGCGCTCGCACAGACATCGTTGGTTCGTGAGCCCAGCCCGGCAGGACCGGTGGTGATCCGGGCCGGGTTCATAACACTGCGACGGATCGCAGATGTATTCGGGATCGTCTACGACCCTGACCCCCAGTACGGCGACCCGATTGCCCTGACGTTCGCCGAATTCGATGAGGCGCTCGACGTGCTGGCCGAAGATGGAATCGCGGTGGTCGATGACCGCCAGCAGGCGTGGAGGGACTTTTCGGGTTGGCGGGTCAACTATGAGGCGGTGCTCTTGGAGATTGCCGAACTGATTATGGCGCCGTATGCGCCCTGGGTTTCCGATCGCTCAAGTGTGCAGCTGCATCCGCCTAAGCGGATTCGCTGGGGACCTCGTCGATCTCGATCGTGAGCTTTTCGAAGGCACTCCGCAAGGCGCGTTCGACGTGTTCAGGGCGGTCGGCCGTGGCGAATAGGAACCCGAGGTAGCGGTTGCCTTCCGGCCATGCCTCGACCCGTTCGCCCACGGGAATGCTGATCGTAAGCTTGGTTATGCCCGGGACCTTCAGCGCGGCTTGCGTCCCGTGGACTCCCCGGAAAAAGCCAGTCGTGGCGGTAGGCAGCATCATCACTCCGGAGGCGGCGTGATATGGGCGAATCTCGGGAATTCTCATACCGAGGGCTGCCCGGAGCAGCATGGTTTCGAGGCTGGTCCCGAGGAGGCCAAATTGCAGGGCTTGACCGCACAGGCCACCGATTGGTCGGGCAGCTATTTCAATGACTCGAACGAAGGATCCATCGATACGGAGCTCGGCATGGATCGGGCCTTCGGTTAGACCGATCGCATCAATCGCTCTCTGGGTGGTGGCGGCCACCTCGGTAAGTATTTCTGGATGGTGCCGGGAGGGGGTTATGTACAGGGACTCCTCGAAGAACGGCCCGTCAAGCGGATCGGGCTTGTCCAGGACCGCAAGTATCTTCAGGCGACCGCCGACGAGCACGCCTTCGACCGCTACTTCCTGGCCGGGCACGAACCGTTCAAAGAGCAGTGGTTCGTTGGGGTTGCGGCCTGCGCACGCCAGGATTCGTCGGATTCGATCCACCGCTTCTGGTGCTTCTTGCGGTGAGTTGATCCGGATGACCCCCTGAGAAGCCGCCAAACTCAGGGGTTTGATGACCAGTGGCATGGTCAATGCGGAAGCCGCCTGAGCCGGATCTGCCGACCGTTCGACGACGACGAAGGGCGGCTGGGCCACCTTGCCGCGCAACGCCCGACGTAACATGGCCTTCTCCCTCGTGATGGCGACTGCCGCAGGATGGTTATGCGCGAGTTTGAGGTCGTGGGCGGCGTAGGCAGCCACCAGCATGCTTTGATCGTCGACTGGCACGATCGCTGCGAATGGGGTGGTGGCATGCCGTTCGACGATGACGGCCGCCGCTTGAATCGGATTGCCAAGATCGACGAGAAGAAAGTCGGCGTCGTCAAGAAGTAACTGGCGGCGCTCCGACACGACCGTGAGTCGAACTCCAAGGTCGCCGGCAGCTTCGATGAAAGCTGTGGCCCGATACGTCTCTGAGGGAAGGATGATCGCGACGCGTTGCACGTCTCCATATTTGCCGGTTTGTGCGATGACAGCCAAAACTGAAGTAACATAGCGTTTCGCGCACAGTGGAGATCCCTTGAGTACTCAACCGCTTTCGATAACCGATGATGCTGTCGGCAAGATTATCGAGATTCGCGATGGCGAAGAGTCCGAACACGAACTTGCCCTATTTATCGAGATTACCGGTATCAAAGGCCCACAGTTTGTCTACGAGCTGAGCTTCATGCCGGTTTCGGACCAAAAAGAAACCGATGAGAGCTACACCTACGGACTGCTGTCGGTTCTTATTCCGAAGAAAGATGTCGTCAACCTCGACGGCGCCGTGCTGTCGCTCGGATCTGACCCGGCCAACCCGGCATTGGCGATTGATAACCCCAACCAGCCATCCACGCCGTTGATGAGCGGGGCAGGCATCCCGGGGGATTTGGTTGGCCCGCTCGCCGACAAGGTCCAGCAAGTGCTCGAGCGTCAGGTCAATCCTTCCATCGCCGGACACGGGGGAGCGGCTCGTCTCGTTTCTGTCGATGACCGGACCGCGTATCTCGAGCTGATGGGCGGCTGTCAGGGCTGTGGCATGGCATCTGTAACGCTCAAGCAGGGGATTGAGCGGATCCTTAAGGATGCGATTCCCGAGTTGCTGGCGGTGGAGGACGTGACGGATCATGCTTCCGGCACTGACCCCTACTACGAGGCCGCCAAGAAGTAATCAGCGGGTTTCGATCCGCAAGATGTGGGTTCAGTTCGCCCAAACCAGGCCGGCTCGAGTTTCCAGTCGAATCCAGGGTTCCTTGATGGCATCCGATATCCGTTTTCCCCGCCCCTCCTCAAACAGGAGTTGTCCATCAAATCGATGTCCGCCCACCAGTTCGATCAGGGCGTGGGCCCGCCCGTAGTAACCAACGGGGTCGGCGCCGGACACGGCCCGGATGGCCGACACCGCCGCTTTGCCGATCAGCTGAAATCTTTCTGCGCGGATCTCTTGAATGGGAGCATCGGCTCGCCGTCGTCGGTCAGCAGTTCGCCGATTGTCTCAGCCCCGCTCCGATGAATCGATTGGTGAGCCAGGAAAATCGTTGCTGCGTCCACCGCCCCGTTGACGAGATACAGCGTGGCAGGCACCGGTTGTTTTTTGACGTGTAAAGCCTCCATGGGCACCAACCCTAGCCCTGGAGGCCACGCAAAGCGGTTGCTCTGAGCTGGCATGATTCGCTAGCTGTCTGTGTGCGCTTTGATGATGTGTTGCCGGCTCAGCCACGTGATGACCGAACCGGTCTGGAGAGCGTGCCAGTCGAAATCGCCGTTGAGGGCATCTGAGATTCGGTCACCCATTCCGGCCGGAATGCGCAGCTGGCCTTGGAAGATATGACCGCCGGTGGTCTCGATCCGGGCGGGCACGCTGCTGACCAGGTTCTTGGCACCGGCGGAGGTTGCCAAAACTTCGGTGCCGACGATGTGATGGCGACCGACGAGGAAGAACCGACCGGCCTGATCGTGCATTGGCAGCATGGGGCTTGATGAACGCATCAGATCCAACACGGTCTCATGGCCACTGTGCGTGGCTGAGAACTCTGCAAGGAACACTGTGCCGCGAACGACGGTGGAATTGGTCAGGTACAGGGAAGCGGGGGTTTCAAGCTTGGCGACCCGGTAGTCGTTCATGCCTGTTTGGCTGGATGGTCGGGAGGCAAGAACGGAAGGATGAGCTCGGTGTTAATGGCACGTTCGAAAGCGGTTTCCGGGTCGATACGCTTGGCCGTCAGAAGCTCAAGAATGGCGTGGTCGAGTGTTTGCATTCCTCCTGACCGCCCGGTTTGCATCAACGAGGGAATCTGGAAGGTCTTTCCTTCGCGGATCAGGTTGGCGATCGCCGGGGTGCCGATCATGATCTCGAGAGCGGCTACCCGGCCCGGGGTATCGACGGTCCGAAACAGCGTTTGTGCAACGACGGCCTTGAGCGAGTCTGCCAATGTTGAGCGTATCTGTTCCTGCTCATCGGCGGGAAACACCTCGATGATCCGATCGACCGTCTTGGCCGCGTTGTTGGTGTGAAGCGTACCGAAGACCAGGTGGCCGGTGGCGGCGGCCTCGATGGCAAGGCGAATGGTTTCCAGGTCGCGCATTTCGCCAACCAGGATGATGTCCGGGTCTTCGCGCAGCGCCGCCCTGAGTGCGGCTGAGAACGAACGTGTATGGCTGCCGACCTCCCGATGGTTCACGAGAGCCATCCGGCTCTTGTGGACAAATTCGACCGGGTCCTCGATCGTCAGGATGTGATCATTTCTGGTCTTGTTCGCCTCGTCGATGATGG
The Acidimicrobiia bacterium genome window above contains:
- a CDS encoding ATP-grasp domain-containing protein; the protein is MAVIAQTGKYGDVQRVAIILPSETYRATAFIEAAGDLGVRLTVVSERRQLLLDDADFLLVDLGNPIQAAAVIVERHATTPFAAIVPVDDQSMLVAAYAAHDLKLAHNHPAAVAITREKAMLRRALRGKVAQPPFVVVERSADPAQAASALTMPLVIKPLSLAASQGVIRINSPQEAPEAVDRIRRILACAGRNPNEPLLFERFVPGQEVAVEGVLVGGRLKILAVLDKPDPLDGPFFEESLYITPSRHHPEILTEVAATTQRAIDAIGLTEGPIHAELRIDGSFVRVIEIAARPIGGLCGQALQFGLLGTSLETMLLRAALGMRIPEIRPYHAASGVMMLPTATTGFFRGVHGTQAALKVPGITKLTISIPVGERVEAWPEGNRYLGFLFATADRPEHVERALRSAFEKLTIEIDEVPSESA
- a CDS encoding NifU family protein — its product is MSTQPLSITDDAVGKIIEIRDGEESEHELALFIEITGIKGPQFVYELSFMPVSDQKETDESYTYGLLSVLIPKKDVVNLDGAVLSLGSDPANPALAIDNPNQPSTPLMSGAGIPGDLVGPLADKVQQVLERQVNPSIAGHGGAARLVSVDDRTAYLELMGGCQGCGMASVTLKQGIERILKDAIPELLAVEDVTDHASGTDPYYEAAKK
- a CDS encoding type IV pilus twitching motility protein PilT, with the translated sequence MAKLDPLFRGLHQQGGSDLHLVAGQVPIMRIHGNLVRVKSERLNDQTVRALLREITPPELWASFEESGDVDFGYQVPGLARFRANLFVQKSGAAAVFRLIPEDILTCEQLNLPRQVTNLAQLHKGLVLVTGPTGSGKSTTLAAIIDEANKTRNDHILTIEDPVEFVHKSRMALVNHREVGSHTRSFSAALRAALREDPDIILVGEMRDLETIRLAIEAAATGHLVFGTLHTNNAAKTVDRIIEVFPADEQEQIRSTLADSLKAVVAQTLFRTVDTPGRVAALEIMIGTPAIANLIREGKTFQIPSLMQTGRSGGMQTLDHAILELLTAKRIDPETAFERAINTELILPFLPPDHPAKQA